The Gordonia sp. KTR9 genome contains a region encoding:
- a CDS encoding serine hydrolase, which yields MSASTSLPAPVRAELDRVIRETFTDAGCSGCVHARTIGPTPVEFSHDADAPVVLASVYKLAVLISLCRLADRGDIDLAASITVEPTRWAQGPTGLALFTDPVTMTWRDLATSMMTVSDNVAADVILTHIGLPRIHADLNQLGLTHTRIVGGVAELHERLQRETGTSTVAEAFAALADPDIDPSVSAYDAAYSSSATPRDCTTLLDAIWTDRAASAASCEFIRQTMRKQVFTSRLASGFPFRRVSVAGKTGTLVAVRNEVGVIEFPGELPVAIAVFTMSARSEMALPEVDRAIGEVARAVVTELRTPTTDHKPPFQQRP from the coding sequence GTGAGCGCATCGACGTCCCTACCCGCGCCGGTCCGCGCCGAACTCGATCGCGTCATCCGCGAAACCTTCACCGATGCAGGGTGTTCGGGCTGCGTGCATGCACGGACGATCGGGCCGACACCGGTCGAGTTCAGCCACGATGCCGATGCGCCGGTCGTGCTGGCATCGGTGTACAAACTGGCGGTGTTGATCTCCTTGTGCCGCCTGGCAGATCGCGGTGACATCGACCTCGCCGCATCGATCACCGTCGAGCCCACGCGGTGGGCTCAGGGACCGACCGGGCTCGCGCTGTTCACCGACCCGGTGACCATGACCTGGCGCGACCTGGCCACGTCGATGATGACCGTCTCCGACAATGTCGCCGCCGACGTCATCCTCACCCACATCGGGTTGCCGCGGATCCACGCAGACCTGAACCAACTCGGCCTGACGCACACCCGCATCGTCGGCGGCGTCGCCGAACTGCACGAGCGCCTGCAGCGGGAGACGGGCACGAGCACCGTCGCCGAGGCTTTCGCAGCACTGGCCGATCCCGACATCGACCCGTCGGTCAGCGCCTACGACGCCGCGTACTCCAGCTCCGCGACGCCCCGAGACTGTACGACGCTGCTCGACGCGATCTGGACCGACCGCGCCGCGTCCGCCGCGTCGTGCGAGTTCATTCGGCAGACGATGAGAAAGCAGGTCTTCACCTCGCGACTGGCATCGGGCTTTCCGTTCCGCCGGGTCAGCGTCGCGGGCAAGACAGGCACACTCGTCGCTGTCCGCAACGAAGTCGGCGTCATCGAGTTCCCGGGCGAACTGCCGGTCGCCATTGCGGTGTTCACGATGAGCGCGAGGTCCGAGATGGCGCTGCCCGAGGTCGATCGCGCCATCGGGGAAGTCGCCCGCGCGGTGGTCACGGAACTACGAACGCCGACGACTGATCACAAACCACCGTTTCAGCAGCGACCATAG
- a CDS encoding IS110 family transposase, giving the protein MIVQGTSVGLDVHARSVVAHAIDEDSGNVIRETLVPDAATIVSWLHSLAPPVRVAYEAGPTGFGLARAITAAGMECVVAAPSKLQRPAGDRVKTDARDAAHLAKLLRLGEVVAVGVPEEGTEAARDLVRAREDARSDLMRARHRLSKLLLRQGIVYSGGKPWTGVHQQWLQRQRFELPLLQAAFDNDLDAVLSVTARRDRLDELIEQTAATDPWRAVVTRLSCLRGVSTLTAFALAVEIGDWSRFSGATIGPYAGLVPSEYSTGGTRSQGSITKAGNAHVRRLLVEAAWQHRRPYGTPGQTMRRRWEAASPSARARGHAGNRRLHKRWQQFDRRSKHPCVANTAIARELAGWCWSLAVLDD; this is encoded by the coding sequence GTGATTGTTCAGGGTACAAGTGTCGGATTGGATGTTCACGCACGTTCGGTGGTCGCTCACGCCATCGATGAGGACAGCGGCAACGTGATTCGGGAGACGTTGGTTCCCGATGCGGCGACCATCGTGAGCTGGCTTCACAGCTTGGCTCCGCCTGTGCGGGTTGCCTACGAGGCCGGTCCGACGGGTTTCGGATTGGCTCGGGCGATCACTGCGGCCGGGATGGAGTGTGTGGTTGCCGCGCCCTCGAAGCTGCAACGGCCAGCCGGGGACCGCGTCAAGACCGATGCCCGAGACGCTGCGCACCTGGCGAAGTTGCTGCGCCTGGGCGAGGTAGTCGCGGTCGGTGTGCCCGAGGAGGGTACCGAAGCGGCCCGTGATCTGGTCCGCGCCCGCGAGGACGCTCGCAGCGACCTGATGCGGGCGCGGCATCGATTGTCCAAACTGCTTCTGCGCCAGGGGATCGTCTACTCCGGCGGGAAACCCTGGACCGGTGTTCATCAACAGTGGCTGCAGCGTCAACGTTTCGAGCTGCCGCTGTTGCAAGCCGCCTTCGACAACGACCTGGACGCGGTGTTGAGCGTGACCGCACGCCGAGACCGCCTCGATGAGCTGATCGAACAGACCGCGGCCACCGATCCGTGGCGGGCTGTTGTCACCCGATTGTCATGTCTGCGGGGTGTGTCGACGCTGACCGCGTTCGCTCTGGCCGTCGAGATCGGCGACTGGTCGAGGTTCAGTGGCGCCACGATCGGCCCCTACGCCGGGTTGGTGCCCTCGGAATACTCGACCGGCGGTACCCGCAGTCAGGGATCGATCACCAAGGCCGGGAACGCCCACGTGCGGCGGTTGCTGGTCGAGGCGGCCTGGCAACACCGGCGGCCCTACGGCACGCCCGGACAGACCATGCGCCGTCGGTGGGAGGCCGCCTCACCCTCGGCCCGCGCCCGTGGCCATGCCGGCAACCGACGGCTACACAAGCGTTGGCAACAATTCGACCGCCGCAGCAAACATCCCTGCGTGGCCAACACCGCGATCGCTCGTGAGCTCGCCGGCTGGTGCTGGTCGCTGGCGGTGCTCGACGACTAA
- a CDS encoding LysR family transcriptional regulator: MDLIRHLRFFVAVAEEGHFGEAAARLEMTQPPVSQGLRRLEKQLGLQLIRRTTRGAELTDAGRELLPRARLLVDDASRFIGEARRLHEHTEVLRWGAASLIGPTITATLAHRIAGVASGQDAVSASTVNLVEQVSAGSLDFAVVEAPCVTGSLTSGPVVVVKRSVVVPATHPAASADRPRLRQLAGLHFCHTPRSFNPPAHDQLIDRFRESGLDPRLYPVTSADQVLAAVAAGNAFALTVDRDVLAAVDAVRCLSIGRDATALRLRVVYREPGLSEVAGIVTAALYRMGKAS; this comes from the coding sequence GTGGATCTGATCAGGCACTTGCGGTTCTTCGTCGCCGTGGCCGAGGAGGGTCACTTCGGTGAGGCCGCTGCCCGTCTGGAGATGACGCAGCCGCCCGTGTCGCAGGGTCTGCGCCGCCTGGAGAAACAGCTGGGGCTCCAGCTCATCCGACGCACCACGCGCGGCGCCGAACTCACCGACGCTGGTCGCGAACTCCTCCCCCGCGCTCGTCTGCTCGTCGACGACGCTTCGCGATTCATCGGCGAGGCCCGCCGGTTACACGAGCACACCGAGGTATTGCGTTGGGGCGCTGCGTCACTGATCGGACCGACGATCACAGCCACCCTCGCACATCGCATCGCCGGCGTGGCGTCCGGACAGGACGCCGTCAGCGCATCGACAGTGAATCTCGTCGAACAGGTGTCGGCCGGCTCACTCGACTTCGCCGTCGTCGAAGCCCCCTGTGTCACCGGATCCTTGACCAGCGGGCCGGTTGTCGTCGTCAAACGCTCGGTGGTGGTGCCTGCGACGCACCCGGCGGCATCCGCCGACCGGCCCCGCCTACGTCAACTGGCGGGTCTGCACTTCTGCCACACGCCACGGTCGTTCAACCCGCCCGCACACGACCAGCTGATCGACCGGTTCCGCGAGTCAGGACTCGACCCGCGGTTGTATCCGGTGACCTCAGCCGACCAGGTGCTGGCCGCGGTTGCTGCCGGGAACGCCTTTGCGCTGACGGTCGATCGCGACGTCCTCGCCGCGGTCGATGCCGTCCGCTGTCTTTCCATCGGGCGGGACGCCACGGCGCTACGCCTACGCGTCGTGTATCGCGAACCCGGTCTCAGCGAGGTGGCAGGAATCGTCACCGCCGCCCTCTACCGAATGGGCAAGGCCTCGTGA
- a CDS encoding amphi-Trp domain-containing protein — protein sequence MSDELFEHKTKTELSREEAAKKIHELADAIARHNEVSFVENNKTVRVDIPATVQLKIEIERGEDESELEIEITW from the coding sequence ATGAGCGACGAACTGTTCGAGCACAAGACCAAGACCGAGCTGTCTCGTGAAGAGGCCGCGAAGAAGATCCATGAACTCGCGGACGCGATCGCCCGTCACAACGAAGTGTCCTTCGTGGAGAACAACAAGACCGTGCGCGTCGACATCCCGGCCACGGTGCAACTGAAGATCGAGATCGAACGCGGTGAGGACGAGTCCGAACTCGAGATCGAGATCACCTGGTAG
- a CDS encoding GNAT family N-acetyltransferase, which yields MTDRITDERALEHGVAGHPLLDNPALAALTGPHARFAQRYGGALRYHPDVCPMAALPDSPTGQDWSDAAELVGPGGSLFLPVVSNRPPADWDTTMDLPGVQMIDVGADARPDDEAVTLTTADVPEMTDLVQRTRPGPFRPRTIEMGTYLGIRRNDRLIAMGGERLSLPGYTEISAVCTAPEFRGLGLASRLVLDLAHRIRNRGDTPILHADARNVGAIRLYQQLGFVVRREVLFQVFTAPQ from the coding sequence GTGACCGACCGCATCACCGACGAACGAGCACTCGAACACGGAGTTGCAGGTCACCCGCTGCTCGACAACCCGGCCCTCGCGGCCCTCACCGGACCGCACGCCCGCTTCGCCCAGCGCTACGGCGGGGCCCTGCGGTATCACCCAGACGTCTGCCCCATGGCGGCACTCCCTGACTCTCCCACCGGGCAGGACTGGTCAGATGCCGCCGAACTCGTCGGTCCCGGCGGTTCTCTGTTTCTGCCGGTGGTCTCGAATCGCCCACCCGCCGACTGGGATACGACAATGGACCTGCCCGGCGTCCAGATGATCGACGTCGGCGCCGACGCGAGACCAGACGACGAAGCCGTGACGCTCACGACTGCGGACGTGCCGGAGATGACCGACCTGGTCCAACGCACCCGCCCTGGGCCTTTCCGCCCGCGCACCATCGAGATGGGCACCTACCTCGGCATCCGACGCAACGACCGGCTGATCGCGATGGGCGGCGAACGGTTGAGCCTTCCGGGTTACACCGAGATCAGCGCCGTCTGCACCGCCCCGGAATTTCGCGGTCTCGGGCTCGCCTCACGACTCGTACTCGATCTGGCACACCGCATCCGGAATCGCGGCGACACCCCGATCCTCCATGCCGACGCCCGAAACGTCGGCGCGATCCGGTTGTACCAGCAACTGGGGTTCGTCGTTCGCCGAGAGGTTCTGTTCCAGGTCTTCACTGCACCGCAGTGA
- a CDS encoding DUF3556 domain-containing protein: MGFLKQTTPEIDFPTWSRGTRAEKIKPMARHWAEVGFGTPVALHLFYVGKILAYVLVGWVIVISTPGIDGFFDVTTWYDEPIVFQKVVLYTMLFEVVGLGCGFGPLNNRFFPPLGSILYWLRPKTIRQPPWPRIPLTAGDSRGPVDVVLYVALLVVLVIALFSPGSGAIPELGTTVGVLPSWQIWAVVGLLAAVGLRDKTVFLAARGEVYGAFAVAFLFSGVDMIIAAKLVFLCIWLGAATSKLNKHFPFVIATMMSNNPIWRSPKIKRKFFEHFPDDLRPGRRSRWIAHFSTAVEGLVPLVLFFSHGGWVTAVAASIMLIFHFGILSSIPMGVPLEWNVFMMFGIVAIFIGHPGIGLTDLQSPWPIALFAASAGTVIVGNLLPRKVSFLPGMRYYAGNWDTGLWCIKPSASAKIEKGIVAIASMPAAQLERFYGSPEAAQIPLYMGYAFRSFNSHGRALFTLAHRAMRPMPEEQYVLTDGERICSTAMGWNFGDGHLSNEQLIESLQRRCHFEPGEVRIVLLDAQPIHRQTQEYRLVDPAVGEFERGYVRVADLVTRQPWDDQVPVTVTWRADEGHADEPAG, encoded by the coding sequence ATGGGATTCCTGAAACAGACCACCCCGGAGATCGACTTCCCGACGTGGAGTCGCGGAACGCGCGCGGAGAAGATCAAGCCGATGGCCCGGCACTGGGCCGAAGTCGGGTTCGGGACGCCGGTGGCACTGCATCTGTTCTATGTGGGCAAGATCCTCGCCTACGTCCTCGTCGGCTGGGTCATCGTGATCAGCACCCCCGGCATCGACGGCTTCTTCGACGTCACCACCTGGTACGACGAGCCGATCGTCTTCCAGAAGGTCGTGTTGTACACGATGCTGTTCGAGGTCGTGGGCCTCGGATGCGGATTCGGTCCGCTGAACAACCGGTTCTTCCCGCCGTTGGGATCGATCCTGTACTGGTTACGGCCGAAGACCATCCGGCAGCCGCCGTGGCCGCGAATCCCGCTGACAGCCGGCGACTCCCGCGGTCCTGTTGATGTCGTTCTCTATGTCGCGCTCCTCGTCGTACTCGTCATCGCGTTGTTCAGCCCGGGGTCCGGCGCGATCCCCGAACTGGGCACGACGGTCGGCGTCCTTCCCAGCTGGCAGATCTGGGCCGTCGTGGGTCTGCTCGCGGCAGTCGGGTTACGCGACAAGACCGTCTTCCTCGCGGCGCGCGGCGAGGTGTACGGCGCGTTCGCGGTGGCGTTTCTGTTCAGCGGTGTCGACATGATCATCGCCGCCAAGTTGGTGTTCCTGTGCATCTGGCTCGGGGCGGCTACGTCGAAGCTGAACAAGCACTTCCCGTTCGTCATCGCGACGATGATGTCCAACAATCCGATCTGGCGGTCCCCGAAGATCAAGCGCAAGTTCTTCGAGCACTTTCCCGACGACCTGCGTCCGGGGCGCCGTTCGCGATGGATCGCCCACTTCTCCACGGCCGTCGAGGGACTCGTCCCGCTCGTCCTGTTCTTCTCGCACGGCGGGTGGGTGACCGCCGTCGCGGCATCGATCATGCTGATCTTCCACTTCGGCATCCTGTCGTCGATCCCGATGGGCGTGCCCCTGGAGTGGAACGTCTTCATGATGTTCGGCATCGTGGCGATCTTCATCGGTCATCCCGGCATCGGACTCACCGATCTCCAGTCACCCTGGCCGATAGCGCTCTTCGCAGCCTCCGCAGGTACCGTCATCGTCGGAAACCTGCTGCCGCGCAAGGTCTCGTTCCTACCGGGTATGCGGTACTACGCCGGCAACTGGGACACGGGCCTGTGGTGCATCAAGCCGTCGGCGTCGGCCAAGATCGAGAAGGGCATCGTCGCCATCGCGTCCATGCCGGCCGCGCAACTCGAACGCTTCTACGGCAGCCCCGAAGCGGCCCAGATCCCGCTGTACATGGGATATGCGTTCCGCTCGTTCAACAGTCACGGCCGCGCATTGTTCACGCTGGCGCACCGCGCGATGCGACCGATGCCCGAAGAGCAGTATGTGTTGACCGACGGCGAACGCATCTGCAGCACCGCGATGGGGTGGAACTTCGGCGACGGGCACCTCTCGAACGAACAACTCATCGAATCCTTGCAACGGCGTTGCCATTTCGAGCCAGGCGAGGTTCGGATCGTGCTGCTCGACGCGCAACCGATTCACCGCCAGACCCAGGAGTATCGTCTCGTCGATCCGGCGGTCGGTGAATTCGAACGGGGATACGTGCGTGTGGCCGACCTCGTCACCCGGCAACCGTGGGACGACCAGGTTCCGGTCACGGTCACCTGGCGCGCCGACGAAGGCCACGCGGACGAACCTGCCGGGTGA
- a CDS encoding penicillin-binding transpeptidase domain-containing protein, with product MRRWWALLSACAVIVGTVSGCFLSSESPEDALRSFAAALQEGDPSGAAALTDDPVAANAAIAAMFDGMGQTPKLSVTGSLVDDKEVSGTLDHRWQIRDRSVAYQTSVVLAETDSGWRIRWQPSVLHRQLRAGESFSYSDDRAYRTPVLDARGRPLMTWQPVTLVNLQRAQLGSADALARALRPIEPGMTAAGIRASFDGNTAPQQTVIRLRSSDLGRVERDVKAIPGVTLSEQGALLSATKALHSPAMSGLEDIWRTTIDATAGWSVQIVDPEGTPTHLVDSAQPGATPPVRTTLDRDIQTRAQLAVDDERRPAMIVALEPSTGGILAVAQNDAADRSGSVSLSGLYPPGSTFKTITTAAALDADAVQVGSQVRCPGRATIEGRTIPNEDDFDLGTVPLPTAFARSCNTTMGALANKLSDDALTTMARRFGIGADYTVPGLTTVTGSVPRADSPALRVENGIGQGTVTVSPFGLALAEASLARGETAVPTLVQGQRTTGDVEPQQISDGVVRALRSMMRDTVTRGTATALRDIPGLGGKTGTAEYGDNKNPHGWFAGIVGDLAFATLVVGGGSSGPAVEVTGEFLRPLRN from the coding sequence ATGCGTCGATGGTGGGCACTCCTGAGTGCATGTGCGGTGATCGTGGGTACGGTGTCGGGCTGCTTCCTGTCGTCGGAGTCGCCGGAGGACGCGCTGCGGTCTTTCGCCGCCGCCCTCCAGGAGGGGGATCCCTCCGGCGCCGCTGCACTCACCGACGATCCGGTCGCGGCGAACGCGGCGATCGCAGCGATGTTCGACGGCATGGGTCAGACGCCGAAACTCTCGGTCACCGGCAGCCTCGTCGACGACAAGGAGGTCAGTGGCACCCTCGATCACCGGTGGCAGATCCGCGATCGCAGCGTCGCGTATCAGACCTCCGTCGTCCTCGCCGAGACAGATTCTGGATGGCGGATTCGGTGGCAACCGTCCGTGCTCCACCGGCAACTCCGTGCCGGAGAGTCGTTCTCCTACAGCGATGACCGCGCATACCGAACCCCGGTTCTCGACGCCCGCGGTCGACCGCTCATGACGTGGCAGCCTGTCACACTGGTGAATCTGCAACGCGCGCAACTCGGTTCGGCAGATGCGCTCGCACGTGCACTCCGGCCCATCGAACCGGGCATGACCGCTGCGGGGATCCGCGCGTCCTTCGACGGCAACACTGCTCCGCAACAGACGGTCATCCGACTTCGCAGCTCCGATCTCGGCCGGGTCGAGCGCGACGTCAAGGCCATTCCCGGCGTCACGCTCAGCGAGCAGGGCGCGCTGCTCAGCGCGACGAAAGCTCTCCATTCACCGGCGATGTCGGGACTCGAGGACATCTGGCGTACGACCATCGACGCCACGGCCGGCTGGTCCGTCCAGATCGTCGACCCCGAGGGCACACCCACCCACCTCGTGGACTCGGCGCAGCCCGGTGCGACGCCCCCGGTGCGTACCACCCTCGATCGGGACATCCAGACCCGCGCGCAGCTCGCCGTCGACGATGAACGACGCCCGGCCATGATCGTCGCCCTCGAACCGTCGACCGGCGGAATTCTCGCCGTCGCACAGAACGACGCCGCGGACAGGTCGGGATCGGTGTCGCTGTCCGGCCTGTACCCACCCGGGTCGACATTCAAGACCATCACGACCGCCGCCGCTCTGGACGCCGATGCGGTTCAGGTCGGTTCGCAGGTGCGCTGTCCGGGACGCGCCACCATCGAAGGCCGGACCATCCCGAACGAGGACGACTTCGATCTCGGGACCGTGCCACTGCCCACCGCGTTCGCGCGGTCGTGCAACACGACGATGGGCGCCCTCGCGAACAAGCTCTCCGACGATGCCCTGACCACGATGGCGCGGCGATTCGGCATCGGCGCGGATTACACGGTCCCCGGCCTGACAACCGTGACCGGTTCGGTGCCCAGGGCCGACTCCCCCGCGTTGCGGGTCGAGAACGGTATCGGTCAGGGCACCGTGACCGTGAGCCCCTTCGGCCTCGCCCTCGCCGAGGCGAGCCTCGCTCGCGGCGAGACCGCGGTTCCCACCCTGGTGCAAGGGCAACGAACGACGGGAGACGTCGAACCCCAACAGATCTCCGATGGTGTCGTCCGAGCGCTCCGAAGCATGATGCGGGACACGGTCACTCGTGGTACGGCGACCGCGCTCCGTGATATCCCCGGACTCGGCGGCAAGACCGGCACCGCGGAATACGGTGACAACAAGAACCCGCATGGCTGGTTCGCCGGGATCGTCGGGGACCTGGCGTTCGCGACACTCGTCGTGGGCGGCGGGTCATCGGGTCCTGCGGTCGAGGTCACGGGTGAGTTCCTGCGTCCCTTGCGGAATTAG
- a CDS encoding OsmC family protein, producing MTETATRLNDVDIAAVGQLVEAIQGDATKAQTTWAAHVQWNGSFASEARIRNFSPVASDEPAALGGSDTAPNPVEQLLGALGNCLAVGYAANATVAGIELKDLRIDVKGDVDLHVFLGLAEGHAGFESITAKVTIDSDAPREKLDELHAKVQASSPVGHTLGNAVPVEIVLS from the coding sequence ATGACCGAGACCGCCACCCGCCTCAATGACGTGGACATCGCCGCTGTCGGCCAACTGGTCGAGGCGATCCAGGGCGACGCCACCAAGGCGCAGACGACGTGGGCCGCGCACGTCCAGTGGAACGGTTCGTTCGCATCCGAGGCCCGGATTCGCAACTTTTCGCCAGTCGCGTCCGACGAGCCCGCCGCGCTCGGCGGCAGCGACACGGCACCCAACCCGGTCGAGCAACTGCTCGGCGCCCTGGGCAACTGCCTCGCCGTCGGCTATGCAGCGAATGCCACGGTGGCGGGCATCGAACTCAAGGACCTGCGGATTGATGTGAAGGGCGACGTCGACCTCCACGTCTTCCTCGGACTGGCGGAGGGACACGCCGGCTTCGAATCCATCACCGCCAAGGTGACAATCGACTCCGACGCCCCGCGCGAGAAGCTCGACGAGCTGCACGCCAAGGTCCAAGCCAGCTCACCTGTGGGACACACTCTCGGCAACGCGGTGCCGGTGGAGATCGTGTTGAGCTGA
- a CDS encoding DUF3761 domain-containing protein: MPTMTARRILAGLAAVFALTLGLLFTGAAAGGAPAHASPAVHNVDYTCGSGYYENSEGSCIPGPDGSPTGIRCNDGTYSHAENRQGACSRHGGIADDSGEAGAGGDGSGSAELGFGSAVIGSSVIGIGFLSALLFGSS; this comes from the coding sequence ATGCCTACGATGACAGCGCGGCGAATCCTTGCTGGGCTCGCCGCAGTATTCGCACTGACCCTCGGCCTGTTGTTCACCGGAGCAGCCGCTGGAGGTGCGCCTGCGCACGCGAGCCCTGCCGTTCACAATGTCGATTACACATGTGGATCGGGATATTACGAGAACTCAGAGGGTAGCTGCATACCAGGTCCTGATGGTTCGCCGACCGGAATCCGCTGCAACGACGGAACATACAGTCACGCCGAGAACCGACAAGGTGCCTGTTCGCGGCACGGCGGCATCGCAGATGATTCTGGTGAGGCCGGAGCAGGGGGCGACGGAAGCGGCAGCGCCGAGCTCGGCTTCGGCAGTGCCGTGATCGGCAGTTCCGTGATCGGTATCGGATTCCTCAGCGCGCTGCTCTTCGGAAGCAGCTGA
- a CDS encoding alkaline phosphatase D family protein — MTQPQRVGTPSRRTILRTAAAGALLVPVGSALAACGSSNPSAASPSLVRNRPVLTHGVATGEVTSGGALVWARSDRPATMIVETASTESFSGARTLRGPVLTPATDGTGRLRLAGLEPGQVVHYRVTLEGENGARSEPVSGTFTTAPVREGDIRFQWSGDVVGQGWGINPDMGGLTIFSTMADRDPQFFIHSGDAIYADNPVEPTQEQNDGTLYRNITSPAKEQVAQTVDQFRGNYAYNLTDQHFRRFVGSVPQLVQWDDHEVVNNWFPGESLSGQGREGYTEMSVDALARNGRQAWQEWQPVEVGASDRLYRTISYGPLLDVFLLDMRSYKDPNPDAWSRGNANGLLGAEQTQWLIDGLRGSRATWKVVANDLPLSIVVGDKNTTPANGPKAMEAVAQGDDGDPLGREIAFARILSETKNVPNVVFLTADVHYTAAISYEPDRASFKDFSPFWEFVAGPLHAGAFPESPLDGTFGAEYEFVHAPTESNVSPAEGFQHFGEVAIDGRTKVLSVDLVDASGRTLYRKALEPAR, encoded by the coding sequence ATGACCCAACCCCAACGAGTCGGGACGCCGTCACGTCGCACGATCCTCCGGACCGCCGCTGCGGGGGCGCTCCTCGTCCCGGTCGGATCGGCACTCGCGGCCTGCGGATCGTCGAACCCGAGCGCGGCGTCGCCGAGCCTGGTCAGGAACCGGCCCGTTCTCACCCACGGCGTGGCCACCGGGGAAGTGACCAGTGGCGGAGCGTTGGTGTGGGCGCGGTCGGATCGTCCGGCGACGATGATCGTCGAGACCGCATCGACCGAATCCTTCAGCGGTGCACGCACGCTCCGCGGTCCGGTGTTGACTCCGGCAACCGACGGGACCGGGAGGTTGCGTCTCGCCGGCCTCGAACCGGGACAGGTCGTGCACTATCGCGTGACCCTCGAGGGGGAGAACGGAGCGCGCTCCGAACCGGTGAGTGGCACCTTCACGACCGCGCCGGTGCGCGAGGGCGACATCAGGTTCCAGTGGTCCGGGGATGTAGTCGGCCAGGGCTGGGGTATCAACCCCGACATGGGCGGCCTGACGATCTTCTCCACCATGGCCGACCGTGACCCGCAGTTCTTCATCCACTCCGGCGATGCCATCTACGCCGACAACCCCGTCGAGCCGACGCAGGAGCAGAACGACGGCACGCTCTACCGGAACATCACCAGTCCGGCGAAGGAACAGGTGGCACAGACCGTGGATCAGTTCCGCGGCAACTATGCCTACAACCTCACCGACCAGCATTTCCGACGCTTCGTCGGATCCGTCCCGCAGCTCGTGCAGTGGGACGACCATGAGGTCGTCAACAACTGGTTCCCCGGCGAGAGCCTGTCCGGACAAGGCCGCGAGGGTTACACCGAGATGAGCGTCGACGCACTCGCGCGCAACGGACGCCAGGCATGGCAGGAGTGGCAACCCGTCGAGGTCGGCGCGTCGGATCGGTTGTATCGCACCATCTCCTACGGCCCGCTGCTCGATGTCTTCCTTCTCGACATGCGCAGCTACAAGGACCCGAATCCGGATGCCTGGTCGAGAGGCAACGCCAACGGTCTCCTCGGCGCCGAGCAGACGCAGTGGCTCATCGACGGATTGAGGGGTTCGCGCGCGACATGGAAGGTCGTCGCCAACGACCTGCCGCTGAGTATTGTTGTCGGGGACAAGAACACGACACCGGCGAACGGCCCCAAGGCCATGGAGGCCGTCGCCCAGGGCGACGACGGTGACCCGCTGGGTCGGGAGATCGCGTTCGCGCGAATCCTCTCGGAGACGAAGAACGTGCCGAACGTCGTGTTCCTGACCGCCGACGTCCACTACACCGCAGCGATCTCGTACGAGCCGGATCGCGCGTCGTTCAAGGACTTCTCGCCCTTCTGGGAATTCGTCGCCGGACCGCTGCATGCAGGCGCGTTCCCCGAGAGTCCGCTGGACGGCACTTTTGGCGCCGAGTACGAGTTCGTGCACGCGCCGACCGAGTCGAATGTGTCACCGGCCGAGGGATTCCAGCACTTCGGGGAGGTGGCGATCGACGGTAGGACCAAGGTGCTGAGCGTGGATCTGGTCGACGCGTCGGGCAGGACGCTGTACCGCAAGGCGCTGGAACCGGCGCGCTGA